One genomic segment of Streptomyces sp. RerS4 includes these proteins:
- a CDS encoding acyl-CoA dehydrogenase family protein, which produces MHLAPSEAQSRLRVELRAYFRELLPDGPPEDPAAQRALLRRIGADGLLGLGWPVEYGGQGRDPDEQFVFFDEAYRAGAPVSMVTLNTVGPTLMKYGTQEQKDYFLPRILKGDIVFAIGYSEPEAGTDLAALRTRAVRENGPGACPDGHWRIDGQKIFTSNAQNADWIWLACRTAPDAPKHQGISIILVPTDSPGFSWTPIETVGGLTTTATYYDAIRVPAGNLVGPEHGGWGLITNQLNHERVALAAIGMQAEDFYEVALAHARAPDPVTGERPADRPWVRSRLAEAHARLAAVRLLNWRLVQDVGAGTLAPGDASGVKFLGTESTVEVYRVCQEAVGEEALIRGAAGIAGGELERLNRAAQINTFGGGVSEVQREIVAMMRLGMKGRKR; this is translated from the coding sequence GTGCACCTCGCCCCGTCCGAAGCCCAGTCGCGGCTCCGCGTCGAACTGCGCGCGTACTTCCGGGAACTGCTCCCCGACGGGCCGCCCGAGGACCCGGCCGCCCAACGGGCCCTGCTGCGCCGCATCGGCGCCGACGGGCTGCTCGGCCTCGGCTGGCCCGTCGAGTACGGCGGCCAAGGCCGCGACCCCGACGAGCAGTTCGTCTTCTTCGACGAGGCCTACCGCGCCGGCGCGCCCGTCTCCATGGTCACCCTCAACACCGTCGGCCCCACCCTCATGAAGTACGGCACCCAGGAGCAGAAGGACTACTTCCTGCCCCGCATCCTCAAGGGCGACATCGTCTTCGCCATCGGCTACTCCGAGCCCGAGGCCGGCACCGACCTCGCCGCCCTGCGCACCCGCGCCGTACGGGAAAACGGCCCGGGTGCCTGCCCCGACGGCCACTGGCGCATCGACGGGCAGAAGATCTTCACCTCCAACGCCCAGAACGCCGACTGGATCTGGCTGGCCTGCCGCACCGCCCCCGACGCCCCCAAACACCAGGGCATCTCGATCATCCTCGTGCCCACCGACAGCCCCGGTTTCAGCTGGACCCCGATCGAGACGGTCGGCGGACTCACCACCACGGCGACGTACTACGACGCCATCCGCGTCCCCGCCGGCAACCTCGTCGGCCCCGAACACGGAGGCTGGGGCCTGATCACCAACCAGCTCAACCACGAGCGCGTCGCCCTCGCCGCCATCGGCATGCAGGCCGAGGACTTCTACGAGGTCGCCCTCGCCCACGCCCGCGCCCCCGACCCGGTCACCGGCGAGCGCCCGGCCGACCGCCCCTGGGTACGGTCCCGGCTCGCCGAGGCGCACGCGCGGCTGGCCGCCGTACGCCTCCTCAACTGGCGCCTCGTCCAGGACGTGGGCGCGGGCACCCTGGCTCCCGGTGACGCCAGCGGCGTCAAGTTCCTCGGCACCGAGTCCACCGTCGAGGTCTACCGCGTGTGCCAGGAGGCGGTCGGTGAGGAAGCGCTGATCAGAGGGGCCGCCGGCATCGCGGGCGGCGAGCTGGAACGGCTGAACCGCGCGGCCCAGATCAACACCTTCGGCGGCGGCGTCAGCGAGGTCCAACGGGAGATCGTCGCCATGATGCGCCTCGGTATGAAGGGGAGGAAGCGATGA
- a CDS encoding bifunctional MaoC family dehydratase N-terminal/OB-fold nucleic acid binding domain-containing protein: MTRTLTPSDERFHALLRTFEGRPAATAGRAKDVVNEPMIRHWCEAMGDSNPNYTGPDAIAPPTMLQAWTMGGLSGHTDRSSAYDELFELLDGAGCTSVVATDCEQEYLRPLRPGDTVTFDAVIESVSPRKTTKLGTGHFVTTRMDVRANGEPAGTHRFRILKYAPAARPQTAGPETARPQTAPQRPRRPRPVINRDNQGFWDGVREHRLLIQRCTACRTLRFPWLPGCNACSSPEWDTVEASGAGTVYSYVVMHHPPFPAFDPPYAVALVELAEGVRIIGNITGVPYDKVRIGLPVHLEFLRVDDTLELPVFRGGAG, from the coding sequence ATGACCAGGACACTGACACCGTCCGACGAGCGGTTCCACGCCCTGCTGCGGACCTTCGAGGGCCGCCCCGCCGCCACCGCCGGCCGGGCCAAGGACGTGGTGAACGAGCCGATGATCCGCCACTGGTGTGAGGCCATGGGGGACAGCAACCCGAACTACACCGGCCCCGACGCCATCGCACCGCCCACGATGCTCCAGGCCTGGACGATGGGCGGACTCTCCGGCCACACGGACCGCTCCTCCGCCTACGACGAACTGTTCGAACTCCTCGACGGCGCGGGCTGCACCTCGGTCGTCGCGACCGACTGCGAGCAGGAGTACCTGCGCCCGCTGCGCCCCGGCGACACGGTCACCTTCGACGCCGTCATCGAGTCGGTCTCCCCGCGCAAGACGACCAAGCTGGGCACCGGGCACTTCGTGACCACCCGGATGGACGTCCGCGCGAACGGCGAACCAGCCGGCACGCACCGCTTCCGCATCCTCAAGTACGCCCCGGCGGCACGCCCGCAGACCGCCGGCCCGGAGACCGCCCGCCCGCAGACCGCGCCCCAGCGGCCCCGCCGTCCGCGTCCCGTGATCAACCGCGACAACCAGGGGTTCTGGGACGGGGTCCGCGAGCACAGACTGCTGATCCAGCGCTGCACCGCCTGCCGGACCCTGCGCTTCCCCTGGCTCCCCGGCTGCAACGCCTGCTCCTCCCCCGAATGGGACACCGTCGAGGCGAGCGGCGCCGGCACGGTGTACTCGTACGTCGTCATGCACCACCCGCCCTTCCCCGCCTTCGATCCCCCGTACGCGGTGGCCCTCGTCGAGCTGGCGGAGGGCGTACGGATCATCGGCAACATCACCGGTGTCCCCTACGACAAGGTCCGCATCGGCCTCCCCGTCCACCTGGAGTTCCTGCGCGTCGACGACACGCTCGAACTCCCCGTCTTCCGAGGGGGAGCGGGCTGA